A genomic region of Limnohabitans curvus contains the following coding sequences:
- a CDS encoding ShlB/FhaC/HecB family hemolysin secretion/activation protein, which produces MKKEGEQTVSVSRFEFTGNTLLNNEALGLAVDPFLNRPLSFAELQQAVDAVAMAYRDAGWIVRTYLPQQQITRGVVAIHVIEAVFGEVRLQGEPVTRVDASQLTDIVDSVLHKGEPLSAQDIDRALLLLDDLPGVNVVGSLYEGRERSETNLALTATDEAWLVGNVAYDNAGATSTGTKRLSANLMLNSPLRLGDALAVNLLKTEGSDFQRMAYTLPVGNDGLRAGVHASSMHYDLLASFSTAGYQGTAETMGVDLSYPLVRSQLQNLNLVFSYDSKRFDNWSSAGAMSNYRLNVYNLSLNGNKLDNWGGGGANTASVALSNGRVNLDGSANQADDLAGAATQGYFTKLNLNLSRLQSLSNDLSWFVSAAWQTASQNLDSSEKMYLGGVNGVRAFPTSEGGGALGRTLTNELRQRLDDRFTLTAFYDYGRVQEFRNNQRAVADNSGNTLNTSLNSYALKGWGLSLGWQGPKGVDVKATVAHRTHSNPLAQTNGLDRDGTLKTTRVWVSTSIAF; this is translated from the coding sequence ATGAAAAAAGAAGGTGAGCAAACGGTTAGCGTCTCGCGCTTTGAATTCACAGGCAACACCCTGCTGAACAACGAGGCACTTGGCCTCGCTGTTGATCCCTTCCTGAATCGCCCCTTGAGCTTTGCTGAGTTGCAACAAGCGGTGGATGCGGTGGCCATGGCTTACCGTGATGCGGGCTGGATTGTGCGGACCTACTTACCTCAGCAACAAATCACGCGAGGCGTGGTTGCCATTCACGTCATCGAAGCTGTGTTTGGTGAGGTGCGCCTGCAAGGCGAACCGGTAACGCGTGTAGACGCTTCACAACTCACCGACATTGTTGACAGCGTGTTGCACAAAGGCGAACCGCTGAGCGCACAAGACATCGATCGTGCCTTGCTTTTGCTGGACGATTTGCCAGGTGTCAACGTCGTGGGCAGCTTGTACGAAGGTCGTGAGCGCAGTGAAACTAACTTGGCTTTGACCGCCACTGATGAAGCCTGGCTGGTTGGCAATGTGGCCTATGACAACGCAGGCGCTACCTCTACAGGCACCAAAAGACTGAGTGCCAACCTCATGCTCAACAGCCCCTTGCGTTTGGGGGATGCACTGGCCGTCAACCTATTGAAAACCGAAGGCAGTGATTTTCAACGCATGGCCTACACCTTGCCCGTGGGCAACGATGGTTTGCGTGCCGGTGTCCATGCAAGTTCGATGCACTACGACTTGCTCGCCAGCTTCAGCACTGCGGGCTACCAAGGCACCGCAGAAACCATGGGCGTAGACCTGAGCTACCCCTTGGTGCGCAGCCAACTTCAAAACCTCAACCTCGTATTCAGCTACGACAGCAAACGCTTTGACAACTGGAGCAGCGCTGGCGCTATGTCTAACTACCGTTTGAATGTTTACAACCTCAGCCTCAACGGCAACAAGCTAGACAACTGGGGCGGTGGCGGTGCCAACACCGCATCTGTGGCGCTGAGCAATGGCCGCGTCAATCTGGATGGCTCGGCCAATCAAGCCGACGACCTTGCAGGTGCTGCCACCCAAGGCTACTTCACCAAACTCAACCTCAACCTCAGCCGACTGCAAAGCCTGAGCAACGATTTAAGTTGGTTTGTTTCGGCTGCATGGCAAACCGCCAGCCAGAACCTTGACTCATCCGAGAAGATGTACTTGGGTGGTGTCAACGGCGTACGCGCCTTTCCGACCAGCGAAGGCGGTGGTGCGCTGGGTCGAACCTTGACCAACGAACTGCGCCAACGCTTGGATGATCGATTCACCCTCACGGCGTTTTATGACTACGGGCGTGTTCAAGAGTTTCGCAACAACCAACGCGCGGTGGCCGACAACTCAGGCAACACCCTGAATACCTCACTCAACAGCTATGCCCTCAAAGGTTGGGGCTTGTCCTTGGGCTGGCAAGGCCCCAAAGGTGTTGACGTCAAAGCCACCGTGGCACATCGCACGCACAGCAACCCCTTGGCACAAACCAATGGGCTAGATCGTGACGGCACCCTCAAAACCACCCGTGTGTGGGTCAGCACCAGCATCGCGTTTTAA
- a CDS encoding ATP-binding protein has translation MDKTGHASLQEVTASPDWQPMARWQSWGYGPETIWIRTKLKAAAHDTRTSWIVQIKPPYLDYLTLYDPSANLVLKSGDALPPNDDSLASINFTFQIPALNHERNIYLQLHTTSTRSINMEVLPSTQAQLQNRLQEWLMGFFTAASGMFAIWAAAQWWISRDGLIGAFAFKQIFATTWAFFLLGFARIVVGPYLSEGVLTTISSTSFIWVISVTLWFLAKFIESYRPARMCLIACRVLAISIASLSLLQFLDLTIEMLKIGNIAILLAFSLLLITLLTAIPHKVVQPIPLKLLLVYLLVYSALSSLPPLIHLGWIKAHPIMVIGTLTHAVMDGVVMFIMLQVRARTLQHEQQAIVRELERSEQKVASEKHHREEQSQLFAMLAHELKTPLATLRMRMEVGELKREVMDRTIADMNQVIERCVHTGQLADQGLEPYLQSVDPIALTQSCIQSCRYPGQVDFSAPNTSGLLHTDAQMLSIVLGNLLDNACKYGAPQGRVQVSLQFTRKQDQSGWLWQVANQAGSTGLPDAAQLFEKYYRSPQARRVSGSGLGLFLVKGLLDLLQGTISYTAQAGHPVFTVWVPDLTMRR, from the coding sequence ATGGACAAAACTGGACACGCCAGCTTGCAAGAGGTGACAGCCAGCCCCGACTGGCAGCCGATGGCGCGATGGCAGAGTTGGGGCTACGGCCCAGAAACGATTTGGATCCGCACCAAACTCAAAGCGGCAGCACACGACACGCGCACGTCTTGGATCGTGCAGATCAAACCACCCTACCTAGACTACCTGACGCTGTATGACCCCAGCGCAAACCTAGTGCTTAAGAGCGGTGATGCATTGCCACCAAACGATGACAGCTTGGCTTCGATCAATTTCACATTTCAAATCCCCGCGCTTAACCATGAGCGAAACATTTATTTACAACTCCATACCACCAGTACACGTTCCATAAATATGGAGGTTTTGCCGTCTACTCAGGCGCAATTGCAAAACCGTTTGCAGGAATGGTTGATGGGGTTTTTCACGGCAGCCTCTGGCATGTTTGCGATTTGGGCAGCGGCTCAGTGGTGGATCAGTCGCGACGGCTTGATAGGTGCTTTCGCGTTCAAACAAATCTTTGCAACTACATGGGCGTTCTTCTTATTAGGTTTTGCACGCATCGTGGTTGGTCCCTACTTGTCAGAGGGGGTGTTGACCACAATTTCTTCCACCTCGTTCATTTGGGTCATCAGCGTGACACTGTGGTTTTTAGCTAAGTTCATCGAAAGTTATCGCCCTGCACGCATGTGTCTCATCGCCTGTCGGGTGTTGGCCATTTCTATTGCATCACTGTCTTTGTTGCAATTTTTGGATCTCACCATTGAGATGTTAAAAATTGGAAACATTGCGATTCTTTTGGCTTTCTCGCTGTTGCTAATCACTCTTCTCACAGCCATACCTCACAAGGTGGTTCAGCCAATTCCTCTGAAACTTTTATTGGTTTATCTACTCGTTTACAGCGCATTGAGCTCGTTGCCACCGTTGATTCATTTGGGTTGGATCAAGGCGCACCCCATCATGGTGATAGGCACATTGACACATGCGGTGATGGATGGTGTGGTGATGTTCATCATGTTACAAGTGCGTGCCAGAACGCTTCAACACGAACAACAAGCCATCGTCAGAGAGCTTGAACGCAGCGAACAAAAGGTCGCAAGTGAAAAACACCACCGCGAAGAGCAAAGCCAGCTCTTTGCCATGCTGGCCCACGAGTTGAAAACACCACTGGCCACTCTGCGTATGCGAATGGAAGTGGGTGAACTCAAGCGAGAGGTGATGGACCGCACGATTGCTGACATGAACCAAGTGATCGAACGCTGTGTCCACACAGGACAGCTGGCAGACCAAGGGCTAGAACCGTATTTGCAAAGCGTTGACCCAATTGCGCTCACACAATCATGCATTCAAAGCTGTCGCTATCCGGGACAAGTTGATTTTTCTGCGCCCAATACATCGGGCTTGCTACACACCGATGCTCAAATGTTGTCTATCGTGCTGGGCAACCTGCTGGACAACGCGTGCAAATATGGCGCACCGCAAGGTCGCGTTCAAGTTTCTCTTCAGTTCACGCGCAAGCAAGACCAAAGCGGTTGGCTGTGGCAGGTGGCCAACCAAGCTGGAAGCACAGGGTTGCCTGATGCGGCACAGCTGTTTGAAAAGTATTACCGCAGCCCACAGGCGCGCCGAGTTTCGGGGTCTGGCTTGGGGCTTTTTTTGGTCAAAGGTTTGCTTGATTTGCTGCAAGGCACGATCAGTTACACGGCGCAAGCTGGCCACCCCGTGTTCACCGTTTGGGTGCCTGACCTGACCATGCGGCGTTAG
- a CDS encoding response regulator transcription factor yields MQNVALKILVIEDNDELREATLAFLQNQGHFVRGVPQAEDLNDVTGGFLPDVYVIDLNLPDEDGLSLTRRLRASHPNVGIVITTARTQIGDKVIGYESGADLYLTKPVHPQELMAGVAAVGKRLRTINQQHHHTITLNLSRMQLSGPDGDVDLTTSDALILSALTRAPGQSLERWQVAEIVASGKDTLPSAATIEMRMTRLRKKLASIGAPRPSIKALHKVGYTLCVPVVMQ; encoded by the coding sequence ATGCAAAACGTCGCGCTGAAAATATTGGTGATTGAAGACAACGATGAACTGCGCGAAGCCACGTTGGCTTTTCTGCAGAACCAAGGACATTTCGTGCGCGGCGTTCCACAAGCAGAAGACCTCAACGACGTGACCGGTGGTTTTCTGCCCGACGTCTATGTGATTGATCTGAACTTGCCAGACGAAGATGGCTTGAGTTTGACGCGACGGCTGAGAGCCTCACACCCGAATGTCGGCATCGTCATCACCACCGCACGCACACAAATTGGCGATAAGGTGATTGGCTATGAAAGTGGTGCCGATCTGTACCTCACCAAACCCGTGCATCCGCAAGAGTTAATGGCAGGTGTGGCTGCGGTGGGAAAACGACTGCGCACTATCAATCAACAACACCACCACACCATCACCCTCAACTTGTCGCGCATGCAGCTCAGCGGACCCGACGGTGATGTGGATTTAACAACCAGCGATGCTTTGATTCTGAGTGCGCTGACACGTGCGCCAGGTCAAAGCCTAGAACGTTGGCAAGTGGCCGAAATTGTGGCTTCAGGGAAAGACACCTTGCCATCTGCCGCCACGATTGAGATGCGCATGACCCGGTTACGCAAAAAGCTAGCTTCGATCGGAGCACCAAGACCCAGCATCAAAGCCTTGCACAAGGTGGGTTACACCTTGTGTGTGCCTGTGGTCATGCAGTGA
- a CDS encoding disulfide bond formation protein B, translated as MLVKLLDSPRRIWLFIFVVCAGLLSFGMYLQHVVGLEPCPMCIVQRYVMVLMGLVALLGAGLSGRTASLMAGSVLVLLAGSGAYVAARQTWLQWYPPEVVSCGRDFYGMIETFPLQRAIPMIFKGGGDCSKVDWTFLGGSIANWSFVAFVGLGLLALATVIRHHCMTTGTHKV; from the coding sequence GTGCTTGTAAAACTTTTGGATAGTCCTCGCCGCATTTGGTTGTTCATCTTCGTGGTGTGTGCGGGTTTGTTGAGCTTTGGTATGTATTTGCAACATGTGGTGGGTTTAGAGCCTTGCCCCATGTGCATCGTGCAGCGCTATGTGATGGTGCTGATGGGTTTGGTGGCCTTGTTGGGGGCAGGTTTGTCGGGTCGTACCGCCTCGTTGATGGCCGGCAGCGTGCTGGTGCTCTTGGCGGGGAGTGGTGCCTACGTGGCGGCCCGCCAAACTTGGTTGCAGTGGTACCCCCCCGAGGTGGTGTCATGTGGCCGCGACTTCTACGGCATGATCGAAACTTTCCCCTTGCAACGTGCCATTCCCATGATCTTTAAAGGGGGTGGCGATTGCAGCAAGGTGGACTGGACCTTTTTAGGCGGCTCGATTGCCAACTGGTCGTTTGTGGCGTTTGTGGGGTTGGGGTTGTTGGCTTTGGCCACAGTGATTCGTCATCACTGCATGACCACAGGCACACACAAGGTGTAA